Proteins from a genomic interval of Candidatus Alcyoniella australis:
- a CDS encoding serine/threonine-protein kinase — MTEGRQHDRGTDPFKVDSHIDPNVDSDLDQQIFSPPQPALPKRDPNAPLTGDDLLLERYRIIKQIGRGGMGFVYQAQEIGLERYVAIKVFPPQFAMDENLVQRFQAEVRIASSLDHPNIVPIYFVGQDEGLTFFVMKFLAGRTLSQRVREKGPLPADAVINVAVQTLGALDFAHSRGTIHRDIKPGNIMLGNDGLVSLMDFGIARSIEFSSVTRPGEIVGTAEYMSPEQWSGNVDHRSDLYSFGVVLYECLTGRPPFHDQPIPVLMKAHLDQDPPLISKKREGLPGKLDAAVMRLLQKNPQDRFSTAREAQEAFYALSDTLPRNMPSAAGQLSVTHSARASMAATLNGDPETVPMELPTSLKKMEKLTSLMDRAELFYNDGKLKRAVKLLEGARKINPGDATLLHRLDTYQSVDRLVNGLLSRAQKLIDQGQLARAESELEKVLQCYRVPQAIEKKKAVRARRQSADQMFQLAQRAERAGRIRRARRRYKKVLSISPDRTDAEFRLKLIAKTRKRRRGATLHKFAPYIAVLALIALSVGGYLFLRDPTAVLMPRAERCFASQHWVSPPLYNSASLYRLVKFFDIDNVDAEKKLQMMEDSFRREAVAAERRKDYQGMLRAYQNALRVDPDDLELQQGLEQARNAIQIDKSFE; from the coding sequence ATGACTGAGGGTAGGCAACACGATCGCGGCACAGATCCGTTCAAGGTCGATTCGCACATCGATCCGAACGTTGACAGCGATCTGGATCAACAGATTTTTTCCCCGCCCCAGCCGGCCTTGCCCAAGCGTGATCCCAACGCCCCTTTGACCGGCGACGACCTGCTGTTGGAACGCTACCGGATCATCAAGCAGATCGGTCGCGGGGGCATGGGCTTCGTCTACCAGGCTCAGGAGATCGGCCTCGAGCGCTACGTGGCAATCAAGGTCTTCCCGCCGCAGTTCGCCATGGACGAGAACTTGGTGCAGCGTTTTCAGGCCGAGGTGCGCATCGCCTCGAGCCTGGATCACCCGAACATCGTACCGATCTATTTCGTCGGCCAGGACGAGGGCCTGACGTTTTTTGTGATGAAGTTCCTTGCCGGACGCACTCTGTCGCAACGCGTGCGCGAAAAAGGACCGCTACCGGCCGACGCGGTGATCAACGTGGCGGTGCAAACCCTCGGTGCGTTGGACTTCGCACACTCGCGCGGTACGATCCATCGCGACATCAAGCCGGGCAACATCATGCTGGGCAACGACGGCCTGGTCAGCCTGATGGACTTCGGCATTGCGCGCTCGATCGAGTTCAGCAGCGTCACCCGACCCGGCGAGATCGTCGGCACCGCAGAGTATATGAGCCCCGAGCAATGGAGCGGAAACGTCGACCATCGCTCCGACCTCTATAGCTTCGGCGTGGTGCTCTACGAGTGCCTCACCGGCCGTCCGCCTTTCCACGATCAGCCGATCCCGGTGTTGATGAAGGCGCACCTGGATCAAGATCCGCCGTTGATCTCGAAAAAGCGCGAGGGCCTGCCCGGGAAACTCGATGCAGCGGTGATGCGCCTGCTGCAGAAGAATCCGCAAGACCGATTCAGCACCGCCCGTGAAGCTCAGGAGGCGTTCTACGCGCTGAGCGATACATTGCCGCGCAACATGCCCTCCGCAGCCGGTCAGCTTTCCGTCACGCATTCGGCTCGGGCCTCGATGGCCGCTACGCTCAACGGTGATCCCGAGACCGTGCCGATGGAACTGCCGACGTCGTTAAAAAAAATGGAGAAGCTCACGTCGCTGATGGATCGAGCCGAGCTTTTCTACAACGACGGCAAGCTCAAACGCGCGGTAAAATTGCTCGAGGGCGCGCGCAAGATCAATCCTGGCGACGCTACGCTGTTGCATCGGCTTGATACCTACCAAAGCGTGGATCGCCTGGTTAACGGCCTGCTGTCCCGCGCCCAGAAACTGATCGACCAGGGACAGCTCGCCCGGGCCGAATCGGAGCTGGAAAAGGTTCTACAGTGCTACCGGGTGCCGCAGGCCATCGAAAAAAAGAAGGCGGTACGCGCGCGGCGCCAGAGTGCCGACCAAATGTTTCAACTGGCCCAACGCGCAGAGCGGGCCGGTCGTATCCGGCGCGCGCGCCGACGCTATAAAAAGGTATTGAGCATTTCACCGGACAGAACCGACGCCGAATTTCGTCTGAAACTGATCGCCAAGACGCGTAAGCGGCGTAGGGGCGCCACACTGCATAAGTTCGCGCCGTACATCGCCGTATTGGCCCTGATCGCGCTGTCGGTCGGCGGATATCTTTTCCTGCGCGACCCCACCGCGGTGCTGATGCCGCGGGCCGAACGCTGCTTTGCTTCGCAGCATTGGGTCTCTCCTCCGCTGTACAACTCGGCCTCGTTGTATCGGCTGGTGAAATTCTTTGACATCGACAACGTTGACGCAGAAAAGAAGTTGCAGATGATGGAGGACAGCTTCCGCCGCGAGGCCGTGGCCGCCGAGCGCCGCAAGGACTATCAGGGGATGCTGCGCGCCTACCAGAACGCGCTGCGAGTCGACCCCGACGACCTTGAGCTGCAACAGGGGCTGGAGCAGGCGCGCAACGCGATCCAGATCGACAAGAGCTTCGAATAA